In the genome of Macrobrachium nipponense isolate FS-2020 chromosome 34, ASM1510439v2, whole genome shotgun sequence, one region contains:
- the LOC135207621 gene encoding keratin, type II cytoskeletal 1-like, producing MQMPIFWTLATAAVLSASVTADPQYGYGDTLSGYGSDIPVIRYTGGSGGGYGSSGGGYGGSVGGYGSSSGGYGSSGGGYGSSGGGYGSSDGGYGTSDGGYDSHGSSGGVYSGLSASSDSYGSGGGYGGSSSSGGAHVAKCYGGGVKYQTTYVTQIQEVPFYETIVKQQFVTTPVVQPVYKTVNSVILETVTDVEYVTNTRYKTVVDLVTQQSVIYKTVFLPIYVTKTDHKTNYVTTTYVAPVTEYKTDYVTQVKTVKQPKLVTKTHVHHGTVYLTQDVPEYHTTYSTYYKTQTVCPNPGHDYH from the exons ATG cagatgcCAATCTTCTGGACGCTGGCGACAGCCGCTGTACTTTCGGCGTCGGTCACGGCTGACCCCCAGTACGGCTACGGCGATACCTTAAGCGGATACGGCTCGGACATACCGGTCATCCGGTACACGGGCGGAAGTGGTGGAGGATACGGCTCTAGTGGTGGAGGATACGGCGGAAGTGTTGGAGGATACGGCTCTAGTAGTGGAGGATACGGCTCCAGTGGTGGAGGCTACGGCTCTAGTGGTGGAGGATACGGCTCCAGTGATGGAGGCTACGGCACTTCTGACGGAGGATACGACTCCCACGGGAGTAGCGGAGGCGTCTACAGCGGGCTCTCGGCCAGTTCCGACTCCTACGGGAGTGGTGGGGGATACGGAGGGTCGTCTTCGTCTGGAGGAGCCCACGTCGCCAAGTGTTACGGCGGTGGCGTCAAGTACCAGACTACCTACGTGACGCAGATTCAGGAG GTCCCGTTCTACGAGACCATCGTCAAGCAGCAGTTCGTGACGACTCCAGTCGTCCAGCCAGTCTACAAAACCGTCAACAGCGTCATCCTGGAAACCGTCACGGACGTCGAGTACGTCACGAACACGAGGTACAAGACCGTCGTCGACCTGGTGACGCAGCAGAGCGTCATCTACAAGACAGTCTTCCTCCCCATCTACGTCACTAAGACGGACCACAAGACCAACTACGTCACCACGACGTACGTCGCGCCCGTCACCGAGTACAAGACGGACTACGTCACGCAGGTGAAGACCGTCAAGCAGCCGAAGCTAGTGACGAAGACCCACGTCCACCACGGGACGGTCTACCTGACGCAGGACGTGCCCGAGTACCACACGACCTACAGCACTTACTACAAGACTCAGACTGTTTGCCCAAATCCTGGGCACGATTATCACTGA